DNA sequence from the bacterium 336/3 genome:
CCTCCAGTTTTTCTTTATTGTAGCTTCCATATATGGTTGGTATGAGTGGAAATTTGGGGAAAAAGATAAAACCACACAAAAACTAACCATTACATTTCTTCCTAATTATTTTATTGTATGGGTAAGCATAGCAAGTGTTGCATGTTTTGGGGTTGTTTTTCTGGTTCTTAAACAGCTGAAAGGAGATTTTTTATTGATGGATGCCATTACAACTACTCTTAGTATTGTAGCCACATGGCTCATGGCTCGTAAATATGTAGAAAACTGGATTCTTTGGATAATCGCTGATGTCTTGTATGTGGGCATGTATTTTCAGAAGGAAGCCTATTTATATACACTTTTATATGCTATTTTTTTAGCAATGGCAACCAAAGGCTTTATAGATTGGCGGAAAAAGAGTTTTTTAGAAGCTAAAGTATTAGCATAGATTTTATTCTTCTAAATCTATCACTCCTCCAGAAACAATAAATTTCATGATATCTGCTCCATCTGCTTGCAATAGAGTTACGAATTTTTTTTCTACAATGTATAAGTTTCCTGAAAAATTATAAGAATGAGGCACATATACAGCTACATTTCCCTCTCCTATACCCAATTCTCCTAAATCTTCTTGTGTCAAGAAACCTAATCTTTTCAGATTAGAGTCTTGAGAAAGTTGTACCAAAACAGGTTTGTCAAATTTTTTCTTCTCTCCTACAAAGGCTGAAGTCAAATCTTTGATAGATGAATAAATGAATCGCACAAATGGCAATTTTTCTAAAATTGTATCAAAAAATTGTAAAATAGGTCTTGTAAGCCATGCTGAGCCCAAATATCCTAAAATAGTTGTGCCTCCTAAAACAATTACCAAACCTAAACCAGGGATAGGTAAATGCGGAAAAAGCGTATCTACCCACGTAAAAATAGAATATAAACTATATATTGTAATGCTTGCTGGAGCTACAAATAGTAAGCCCCTGAAAAAATAGCGTAAAAAATATTTCATGTATGTTTTTTGAGTTCTAAATCTGTTCTTTTTTACGTAGCTTGGTTAATAAATCCATTTTAAGCTTAAATAAATTCTCTTCCAAGCCAACTGGGTAAGTATGAGGGTTTGCAAAACGCTTTACCCCATTATGAAATTTCGATAACTGATTCTGAACTCTATCTCTAATTTCTTCAATATGAGGTGTTTGATAAACCACTTTCCCCTTATCAAAAACAGTAACCAACAAATCCTCAAACTCATAGGAGTTATCAAATGTTTTGCTCCTTGTCATATCCATTGGGTCTATAATGGTATGTAAATCTGTTTTAGGCATTATTTCATCATCATAAATCATATCTCCCAAAAACTCTTGATTGTTATAAAAACGCCTTACTTGCTGAATCCCAGGGTTTGACACTTTAATAGCTTGCTCTGAAAGCTTCATTTTATAACTCCATGTTCCATCTTTTTTACGAATAGCAGCTATTTTATAAACTCCTCCCAATGCAGGCTGGTCGTAGGCTGTTACCAATTTTGTACCAATTCCCCACATAGTTATTTTAGCATCTTGATTTTTCAAACTTTCTACAGTATATTCATCCAAATCATTGCTTGCTACAATGGCTGTATCTTGAAAGCCTGCTTCGTCTAAAATCTTACGAGCCTCAATACTCAAATAAGCCAAGTCTCCAGAATCCAGACGAATACCAGCCATTTTATAGCCTTTTTCTTTCAATTTTTTCCCAACTTGTACTGCATGTTTCACTCCTTGTATGGTATCGTAAGTATCTACCAAAAACACACAGTTATTGGGCATCACTTGGGCATACGTTTCAAATGCTTCTATTTCACTTTCAAAAG
Encoded proteins:
- a CDS encoding nicotinate phosphoribosyltransferase; amino-acid sequence: MQITKNLYSSSLSLLTDLYQLTMAYGYWKSGKGEQESVFNLFFRKNPFKGGYVVACGLEYIMDYLENFRLDESDIAYLGSLKGNDGKMLFEQDFLDYLANLKFTCSVEAIPEGTVVFPNEPLIRVRGPIIQCQLIETPLLNIINFQSLVATKASRMCLAAKGENVLEFGLRRAQGIDGGLAASRASYIGGCDATSNVLAGKLFGIPVKGTHAHSWVMSFESEIEAFETYAQVMPNNCVFLVDTYDTIQGVKHAVQVGKKLKEKGYKMAGIRLDSGDLAYLSIEARKILDEAGFQDTAIVASNDLDEYTVESLKNQDAKITMWGIGTKLVTAYDQPALGGVYKIAAIRKKDGTWSYKMKLSEQAIKVSNPGIQQVRRFYNNQEFLGDMIYDDEIMPKTDLHTIIDPMDMTRSKTFDNSYEFEDLLVTVFDKGKVVYQTPHIEEIRDRVQNQLSKFHNGVKRFANPHTYPVGLEENLFKLKMDLLTKLRKKEQI